GTTGCTCATGAAGTAAATACACCAATAGGCTTAGGCGTCACCGCATCAACCTTATTATCAGACAGGTTAGATGAAATTAAGGAGTGCTTTGACAGTAAAACACTTAAGTCCAGTCAGTTGAAACGATTTTTAGCCGACGGGCAAGAGAATATTGGTATCATTTATCGCAACCTAAACCGTGCTGCTGACTTAATCTCTAGCTTCAAAAAAGTGGCCGTTGATCAGTCGAGCGAAGAAGATCGACAGTTTATGGTGTCTGAACTTATTGATGAGGTTGTATTAACCTTGGCGCCCCAATTGAAAAATTCCCCTGTGACATTAGAAGTAGATTGCCCTGATGAGTTAGTGATCACAAGTAAGCCTGGACCAATCAATCAAATCCTTATCAATTTAATAGTGAACTCATTGATTCATGCCTTTGATGGACAACCCGATGGCACCATAAAAATATGCATTATGGTATTGAGTGGTCAATTACACATTCAATATAAGGACAACGGTAAAGGAGTAGATCAATCAGTAAAAAACAGAATATTTGATCCGTTCATCACCACTAAACGCGGCGAAGGCGGCAGTGGGTTAGGGCTGCACCTCGTTTATAATTTGGTTACTCAAGCTTTAAATGGCAGCATACAGTTTGACAGTGTGGTCAACAAAGGGATCAGCTTTGATATAGTCTTTCCGGTAATTATTGGCAGCAACTAAAAAGAGGAAGTTACAATTTCATAACATATTATTACGTCACTAGTATCCTTTTTTTAATCAACAGAGTTTATTATTAATGGAAAACTTGCTATAAATTAGGGTTATATCGTTATTTTTAATGATAAATGCCTTCGAAAACTATCAATAATTGGACCAACCCATGCACAAAGCTCATATTCTGATCGTAGAAGATGAAGACGTAACACGATTCAACCTTCGCAACTTATTTGAAGCGGAAGGTTACGACGTATCAGAAGCCATAGATGGCGAAGCCATGGATGAGCAATTAAAGAACAATCAAATTAGCCTTGTCATCATGGACATAAACCTCCCTGGTAAGAACGGGTTATTGTTAGCAAGGGAACTGACCAACAACCGTGAGTTAGGCTTAATATTCTTAACCGGTCGAGATAGTGACATTGACAAAATTTTAGGATTAGAAATTGGTGCAGACGATTATCTAACTAAGCCCTTTAATCCGAGAGAGCTGACCATAAGAGCAAGAAATATTCTGAACCGTATTTCAGTGAACAAGTCAGAACAAAGCTCTGCAATTATTACATTCAACGGCTGGGAGTTAGACAGTAATTCTCGTAAAATGACATCACCAGA
This window of the Thalassotalea atypica genome carries:
- the arcA gene encoding two-component system response regulator ArcA; this translates as MHKAHILIVEDEDVTRFNLRNLFEAEGYDVSEAIDGEAMDEQLKNNQISLVIMDINLPGKNGLLLARELTNNRELGLIFLTGRDSDIDKILGLEIGADDYLTKPFNPRELTIRARNILNRISVNKSEQSSAIITFNGWELDSNSRKMTSPEQETIPIPRGEFRALKLLIDHAGQIVSRQQLIKEMTGRDLRSNDRTVDVTIRRLRKHFESSKETPELINTIHGEGYRFIGSVS